A single window of Channa argus isolate prfri chromosome 2, Channa argus male v1.0, whole genome shotgun sequence DNA harbors:
- the LOC137122852 gene encoding putative gonadotropin-releasing hormone II receptor, with translation MLTLGEGQKTNSSCCDPPVIMHQQRSGADLNASCDWLTPHCNWTSEDRVPELPTFSTAAKVRVIISFLLCGISTFCNLAVLWAVKGHKPKSHVRVLIINLTVADLLVTFIVMPVDAMWNITVQWLAGDLACRFLMFLKLLAMYSCAFVTVVISLDRQSAILNPLAISMARKRNRVMLTVAWSMSMLLSIPQIFIFHNVTITYPANFTQCTTRGSFITHWQETAYNMFTFSCLFLLPLVIMIICYTRILIHISRRMTKKNLSSNEPHLRCSKNNIPKARMRTLQMSIVIVICFIVCWTPYYLLGLWYWFFPDHLEGKVSHSLTHILFIFGLFNACLDPIIYGLFTIRFRKGLRSYHKAAVVLNKETHMSVTESLKYTALPSKRRITSGEKDRDFEEAENKSVDDRCLNVFGQEEQEQPCHFSTESTI, from the exons ATGCTGACTCTTGGTGAGGGTCAGAAAACAAACTCATCCTGCTGTGACCCTCCAGTCATCATGCATCAGCAAAGATCAGGAGCTGACCTCAATGCCAGCTGTGACTGGCTAACTCCTCACTGTAACTGGACGTCAGAGGACAGAGTGCCAGAGCTGCCTACCTTCTCTACTGCAGCCAAAGTCAGAGTGATCATTAGCTTCCTCCTGTGTGGCATTTCCACTTTCTGCAATTTAGCTGTGCTGTGGGCAGTTAAAGGCCACAAACCCAAATCCCACGTCAGAGTGCTGATAATCAACCTGACTGTAGCTGATCTCTTGGTTACCTTCATCGTGATGCCCGTGGACGCAATGTGGAACATCACAGTTCAGTGGCTGGCCGGTGACCTGGCCTGCAGATTCCTGATGTTCCTCAAGTTGCTGGCCATGTACTCGTGTGCCTTTGTCACAGTGGTGATTAGTCTGGACAGACAGTCGGCTATCCTGAACCCTCTGGCTATTAGCATGGCCCGGAAAAGGAACAGGGTCATGCTGACGGTGGCATGGTCTATGAGCATGTTGCTTTCGATCCCTCAG atatttattttccataatGTCACCATTACTTATCCAGCTAATTTCACTCAGTGCACCACACGGGGGAGCTTCATCACTCACTGGCAGGAAACAGCCTATAACATGTTTACCTTCTCCTGCCTCTTCCTGCTGCCACTGGTCATAATGATCATCTGCTACACCAGGATCCTCATCCATATCTCCAGGcgaatgacaaaaaaaaact TGTCCTCCAATGAGCCACATCTCCGTTGCTCTAAAAACAACATTCCCAAAGCACGAATGAGGACTCTTCAAATGAGCATTGTTATCGTGATCTGCTTCATAGTGTGCTGGACTCCTTACTACCTATTGGGTTTGTGGTACTGGTTTTTCCCAGATCACTTGGAAGGAAAGGTCTCTCACTCGCTAACTCACATCCTGTTCATCTTTGGACTTTTCAACGCCTGCCTGGACCCCATCATCTATGGGCTGTTTACCATACGCTTCCGCAAGGGGCTAAGGAGCTACCACAAAGCTGCAGTGGTGTTAAACAAGGAAACTCACATGTCGGTAACAGAGTCTTTGAAATACACTGCTTTGCCCTCTAAAAGAAGGATTACCAGCGGTGAAAAAGACAGGGACTTTGAAGAAGCTGAGAACAAATCTGTTGATGACAGGTGTCTGAATGTGTTCGGAcaagaagaacaagaacaacCTTGCCATTTCAGCACTGAGAGCACAATATGA